From one Halothece sp. PCC 7418 genomic stretch:
- a CDS encoding PAS domain-containing protein, which produces MIQVTRRGGEIMEKNISNQLQELRQQAQARLNNRVSQAQEDLELYQTELTIQHEELRRSHNELNNLYEEYWYLYHFAPCGYITLNHNGIITKFNQKALEMLGSKNAPLNYLGFSRFIVKEYQNSFFETLQTAEKSLETQHLDLRLISSNDESVWVRLDIRPHFTQGGQVSQWHITLIELD; this is translated from the coding sequence ATGATTCAAGTCACTCGTCGGGGGGGGGAGATCATGGAAAAGAATATTTCTAATCAACTGCAAGAACTACGTCAACAAGCCCAAGCGCGTTTAAATAACCGCGTCTCACAAGCCCAAGAAGATCTAGAACTCTATCAAACTGAACTCACAATTCAACACGAGGAACTACGCCGATCTCATAACGAACTGAACAATCTTTACGAAGAATATTGGTATCTTTACCACTTTGCCCCTTGCGGGTATATCACTCTCAATCACAACGGTATCATTACCAAATTTAACCAGAAAGCCTTGGAAATGCTCGGTTCTAAAAATGCTCCCTTGAATTATTTAGGCTTTTCCCGTTTTATTGTCAAAGAATATCAAAACTCCTTTTTCGAGACCCTCCAAACTGCCGAAAAGAGTCTAGAAACTCAACATTTGGATTTAAGACTCATCTCAAGCAATGATGAATCGGTTTGGGTTCGCCTTGATATTCGACCTCACTTCACTCAAGGGGGTCAGGTCAGCCAGTGGCACATTACCCTGATCGAGTTAGACTAA
- a CDS encoding IS200/IS605 family element transposase accessory protein TnpB: MNHSIIRTDTWHLSPTPEQQQYLRLTVQEYRAFCHALVGVVNAHWTTIANAKSRCSEVERLIHQTSKNPNPKYQYFGKRFYKFPSYLRRSAIEFAIGQVSSFFTRYQRWQSGIRSRKDAKPPKLNGNTGCYPSLYKGQCIKFSECLTVTEIKVWNGSDWIWTKVAISRKRDRHLLNHAEIKSPALIVNKKGCQLSVPFKINPAKKEGSCVCAVDIGINTLATVSIVYPNGTVTARKFIHPSADIDRRDKRLARIRKKARLTKNLHKGFCSTWYRKARQYNRNIAQHSSKQIVDFATEHGASVIVFEQLKGWRPKGGRKGSTLKQRFHGWLHRALVNLTQEKFAEGGGKTEFVYPRGTSSFAFDGSGKVKRSKKNYSLATFSSGKQYNCDLSASYNIGARYWAKKLKLTRRNDGQLDDGKSSSFKRRTPVTLSVLWKDKEAEGLSSEVSSDVYTPRPTTASA; this comes from the coding sequence ATGAATCATTCTATCATCCGTACCGATACTTGGCATTTATCTCCTACTCCTGAACAACAGCAATATCTAAGGCTGACGGTTCAGGAGTACAGAGCATTTTGTCATGCTTTAGTAGGAGTTGTTAATGCTCACTGGACAACGATTGCTAATGCTAAAAGTCGGTGTTCGGAAGTAGAAAGACTGATTCATCAGACCAGTAAAAATCCGAATCCTAAATATCAGTATTTTGGAAAAAGGTTTTATAAATTTCCTTCTTATTTAAGACGTTCCGCCATCGAGTTTGCAATTGGACAAGTATCTTCTTTTTTCACCCGATATCAAAGATGGCAGTCTGGGATTAGGAGTAGAAAAGATGCTAAACCCCCAAAATTAAATGGAAACACGGGTTGTTATCCTTCTCTTTATAAAGGACAGTGCATTAAGTTCTCTGAATGTTTGACTGTCACTGAAATTAAAGTGTGGAATGGGAGTGATTGGATATGGACTAAGGTTGCTATTTCTCGAAAGAGAGATAGACATCTGCTGAATCATGCTGAAATCAAATCTCCTGCTTTAATCGTTAATAAAAAAGGATGCCAACTCAGTGTTCCTTTTAAGATTAATCCCGCCAAAAAAGAAGGAAGCTGTGTTTGTGCTGTAGATATTGGAATTAATACTTTAGCTACAGTCAGTATCGTTTATCCTAACGGCACTGTAACCGCAAGGAAGTTCATTCACCCCTCGGCTGACATAGACCGTCGTGATAAACGTTTAGCTCGAATTAGAAAGAAAGCGAGGCTTACCAAAAATCTCCACAAAGGTTTCTGTTCCACTTGGTATCGAAAAGCGCGTCAGTATAATCGAAATATAGCTCAACACTCTTCTAAGCAAATTGTTGACTTCGCCACAGAACACGGAGCATCAGTTATTGTTTTCGAGCAACTAAAAGGATGGAGACCAAAAGGAGGACGTAAAGGCTCGACCTTAAAACAGCGTTTTCATGGTTGGTTACATCGTGCGTTGGTTAATCTGACCCAAGAGAAATTCGCTGAAGGTGGCGGTAAGACCGAGTTTGTCTATCCTCGCGGGACTTCTAGCTTTGCTTTTGATGGCAGTGGAAAGGTTAAACGAAGCAAGAAGAATTATTCCCTAGCTACGTTTTCTAGTGGTAAACAATATAACTGTGACCTATCAGCTAGTTACAACATAGGTGCTAGATACTGGGCTAAGAAATTAAAACTGACTCGCAGAAATGATGGTCAGTTGGATGATGGCAAAAGTTCCTCATTCAAACGGAGAACTCCCGTTACCTTATCTGTCCTTTGGAAGGATAAGGAAGCCGAGGGGCTGTCATCTGAGGTTTCCTCAGATGTTTATACGCCCCGTCCAACTACAGCGTCAGCTTAG
- the tnpA gene encoding IS200/IS605 family transposase has product MEKSSSLKTSSHSTYRLQYHIIFTVKYRKQILTKAMLQRLEEIFSDVSGKWRCRLVEFGGEADHVHLLVDAHPAMDLSRFVGNLKTVSSRRMRKENQEYLERFFWKPYFWNKAYGIISIGGRANLETLLSYIHRTRCPD; this is encoded by the coding sequence ATGGAAAAGTCGTCAAGCCTTAAAACAAGCAGTCATAGTACGTATAGACTTCAGTATCATATTATCTTTACAGTTAAGTACAGGAAACAGATCCTTACCAAAGCTATGCTACAAAGACTAGAAGAGATTTTCTCTGATGTCTCTGGGAAGTGGCGATGTCGGTTAGTAGAGTTTGGTGGTGAAGCAGACCATGTTCATTTACTGGTAGATGCTCATCCTGCTATGGATTTATCCCGTTTTGTCGGGAACTTAAAAACTGTATCTTCTAGACGAATGAGAAAGGAAAACCAAGAATACTTAGAGCGGTTCTTTTGGAAGCCCTATTTTTGGAATAAGGCTTATGGCATTATCAGTATTGGTGGGAGAGCGAATTTAGAAACGTTGCTTAGTTATATTCACCGGACAAGATGCCCCGACTAA
- a CDS encoding bifunctional diguanylate cyclase/phosphodiesterase: protein MDKYLARRTQDLRQQAQARLEQRERETDLNEMTPAELAHELEIHQTELEIQYEELQRAYDELRSLHEEFWSLYEFAPCGYVTLNPQGIITRINRRGTEILGTSQAPLTNLGFSRFIAPEYQMLFFTAFREAKRTGERQSLEFQLLPRDQPRLWVHLDLQMRVDENGDLRQWQLTLTDISAEKEGEKAREKAARLQLINDSIQGGIAYVDRAQCFQFVNKTYQTWLERDESEIIGKTIEEIIGSETYSKIRHHIETAFQGQTVTYECQIVSQELAQRDVLVTLVPDCNEQREFEGFYALITDITERKQLEFALREQAEREQLLNSITQSIRQSLNLQEIATHTLKKIVQLFAVNRALLAVANPRQQEFELVRLISSDGEEGVSDSAITTCDYALAQTLFQDYDCLVVSDVNNENVCAEVREVVEKWEARSLLAMPIWYNNELQGVLCLQMCDQVHYWSNRDLDLIQEITDQLAIALRQSQLYEQLQQKFKEHKKLQDQLRYEAIHDQLTGLPNRAVLIDRLEELLKSTPYARFAVLFLDLDGFKSVNDTLGHTIGDQLLIIVGERLANCLREDDLLVRFGGDEFVIVLDDVTEENSAIEVANRIHQILTRPVMLNGVEVTIGTSIGIVFDNPNYTDAMPILRDADIAMYDAKNRGASYVIFNSDR from the coding sequence ATGGACAAATATCTAGCTCGTCGCACACAAGACCTACGTCAGCAAGCCCAAGCTCGCTTGGAACAGAGAGAAAGAGAAACCGATCTCAACGAGATGACTCCTGCTGAGTTAGCCCACGAACTAGAGATTCATCAAACGGAATTAGAAATTCAATACGAAGAACTCCAGCGAGCTTATGATGAATTGAGAAGCCTCCATGAAGAATTTTGGTCACTGTATGAATTTGCTCCTTGCGGGTATGTTACCTTAAATCCTCAAGGAATTATCACTCGGATCAATCGTCGAGGGACTGAAATCTTAGGAACATCCCAAGCTCCCCTCACTAATTTAGGATTTTCTCGTTTTATCGCTCCAGAGTACCAAATGTTGTTTTTTACTGCTTTTCGGGAAGCCAAACGCACGGGAGAAAGGCAAAGTTTAGAATTCCAACTGCTACCTCGTGATCAACCTCGGCTTTGGGTTCATTTAGATCTGCAAATGAGGGTGGATGAAAACGGAGATCTACGACAATGGCAACTTACACTAACAGATATTAGTGCTGAAAAAGAAGGGGAAAAGGCGCGAGAAAAGGCTGCAAGACTGCAATTAATCAATGATTCAATCCAAGGGGGAATTGCTTATGTTGATCGCGCACAATGTTTTCAGTTTGTGAATAAAACCTATCAAACATGGTTAGAACGAGATGAAAGCGAAATTATTGGGAAAACCATAGAAGAGATTATTGGGTCTGAGACTTACAGCAAGATTCGTCACCACATCGAAACGGCTTTTCAAGGACAAACCGTTACTTATGAATGCCAGATTGTGAGTCAAGAATTAGCCCAACGAGACGTTTTAGTAACTCTAGTTCCCGACTGCAATGAGCAAAGAGAGTTTGAGGGCTTTTATGCCTTAATTACCGATATTACAGAGCGCAAGCAATTAGAATTTGCCTTGCGGGAACAGGCGGAACGGGAACAACTACTGAACTCGATTACACAGAGCATTCGCCAAAGTTTAAATTTACAAGAAATTGCCACCCATACCCTCAAGAAGATTGTACAACTTTTTGCTGTGAACCGTGCTCTATTGGCGGTTGCTAATCCCCGTCAACAAGAGTTTGAATTAGTTCGTCTGATCTCCAGCGACGGAGAAGAAGGAGTGAGTGATTCTGCAATTACAACTTGTGACTATGCTTTGGCTCAAACCTTATTTCAGGATTATGATTGCTTAGTTGTTTCGGATGTCAATAATGAAAACGTTTGTGCTGAAGTCCGAGAAGTTGTAGAAAAATGGGAAGCGCGATCGCTGCTGGCGATGCCGATTTGGTACAATAACGAATTACAAGGGGTACTTTGCTTGCAAATGTGCGATCAAGTGCATTACTGGAGCAACCGTGATCTAGATTTAATCCAAGAAATTACAGACCAACTCGCGATCGCGCTGCGTCAATCGCAACTGTACGAACAATTGCAACAGAAATTCAAAGAGCATAAAAAGCTCCAAGATCAACTGCGCTATGAGGCAATCCATGACCAACTGACGGGTTTACCGAATCGTGCTGTTTTAATTGACCGTTTAGAAGAACTGTTAAAATCCACCCCTTATGCTCGTTTTGCAGTGTTATTTCTCGATTTAGATGGTTTTAAGTCGGTTAATGATACGCTCGGACATACGATTGGTGATCAACTGCTGATTATTGTCGGGGAACGATTAGCGAATTGTTTGCGAGAGGATGATCTGTTGGTGCGCTTTGGGGGGGATGAATTTGTGATTGTTTTAGATGATGTTACAGAGGAAAACAGCGCGATCGAAGTTGCGAATCGGATTCACCAAATTTTAACCCGACCTGTGATGTTGAATGGAGTTGAGGTCACGATTGGAACTAGTATTGGCATTGTTTTCGATAACCCCAACTATACCGATGCCATGCCCATTTTACGGGATGCGGATATTGCTATGTACGACGCGAAAAATAGGGGTGCATCTTATGTGATCTTTAATTCTGACCGATAA
- a CDS encoding CPBP family intramembrane glutamic endopeptidase yields MKTRLTQIQSSPAPIRIILFLSLLLFFWIPVAIPVQLYFNENPNLVSILVMGWLFILFFILIKVIGQIIYQQSHPYQNLGLVRSSRNGKELLRGLSLGLVLTFSLFILQGAIGWLNWQDNTLPLWRLILEGALTGIGVAFAEESVFRGWLLNELEQDYSLRIALWASGIIFAVSHFLKPLPVMLETLPAFPGLLLLGLVLVWARRRNQGRLGLAIGLHGGLVWGYYIVDVGQLITYTETVSPAITGIYGNPIAGVMGWLFLLGLAVGLQPKKN; encoded by the coding sequence ATGAAAACGCGCTTAACTCAAATCCAATCATCTCCCGCACCGATTCGGATTATTCTATTTTTGAGTTTATTGCTTTTTTTCTGGATTCCCGTTGCGATTCCCGTGCAACTTTATTTTAATGAAAATCCCAATCTTGTTAGTATTTTAGTAATGGGATGGTTGTTTATTCTATTTTTTATCCTCATTAAGGTAATCGGTCAGATAATTTACCAACAAAGTCATCCTTATCAAAATCTGGGCTTGGTGAGAAGTTCTCGTAATGGGAAAGAACTTTTACGGGGCTTAAGTTTAGGGTTAGTTTTAACGTTTAGTTTATTTATCTTACAGGGCGCGATCGGATGGTTGAATTGGCAAGATAATACGCTTCCTTTGTGGCGTTTAATATTAGAAGGAGCATTAACGGGAATTGGCGTTGCGTTTGCTGAAGAATCTGTTTTTCGCGGTTGGTTATTAAACGAATTAGAGCAAGATTATTCTTTAAGAATTGCCTTGTGGGCGAGTGGCATTATTTTTGCTGTTTCTCATTTTTTAAAACCACTGCCAGTGATGTTAGAAACCTTACCTGCATTTCCTGGATTACTGTTGTTAGGATTGGTTTTAGTCTGGGCAAGACGGAGAAATCAAGGGCGATTAGGACTCGCGATCGGCTTACATGGGGGCTTGGTTTGGGGGTATTATATTGTTGATGTCGGGCAACTCATTACTTATACAGAAACGGTTTCTCCTGCAATAACAGGGATTTATGGTAACCCGATTGCAGGAGTGATGGGCTGGCTATTTTTACTAGGATTAGCTGTTGGGTTACAGCCCAAGAAAAATTAA
- a CDS encoding DUF4079 domain-containing protein, with protein MTLDNWLTLLHPALAVIVVFPLIGIVVNFAWATRQRRLQIKAGNKKSKIPPVVGRDHVQLGKWLSASVVGIILVAFAHAILSKNIIKNQLFTENPPQAIFIVLMFALTIASLVFLYQARAKQWRAIFATLTGMGLVVLGSQDGVFRRSAEWYISHYYYGMIAALLMIFSLAIIDEIYKDKSLFWRRVHIVLNSIALLLFIGQGITGTRDIFEIGLYTPPPGLIFLGL; from the coding sequence ATGACACTAGACAACTGGTTAACTTTACTTCATCCCGCACTGGCTGTTATTGTTGTTTTTCCCCTGATTGGTATCGTTGTTAACTTTGCTTGGGCGACTCGCCAACGACGATTACAAATCAAAGCTGGGAATAAAAAAAGTAAAATTCCTCCTGTGGTCGGGCGCGATCATGTTCAACTGGGAAAATGGTTATCCGCATCTGTCGTGGGGATTATTTTAGTTGCCTTTGCCCATGCGATTTTGTCTAAGAATATTATTAAAAATCAACTCTTTACTGAAAACCCTCCCCAAGCGATTTTTATCGTTTTAATGTTTGCTTTGACCATTGCTTCTTTAGTATTTTTATATCAAGCGAGAGCGAAACAGTGGCGGGCAATTTTTGCCACCTTAACGGGGATGGGATTAGTGGTATTAGGAAGCCAAGACGGGGTATTTAGGCGTAGTGCAGAGTGGTATATTTCCCACTATTATTATGGAATGATTGCTGCTTTACTGATGATTTTTTCTTTAGCCATTATTGATGAAATCTACAAAGATAAATCCTTATTTTGGCGCAGAGTTCATATTGTCTTAAATTCGATCGCGCTGTTATTATTTATAGGTCAAGGCATCACGGGGACGCGAGATATTTTTGAAATTGGCTTATACACACCCCCCCCAGGCTTAATTTTTCTTGGGCTGTAA